In Kitasatospora sp. NA04385, a single genomic region encodes these proteins:
- the fxlM gene encoding methyltransferase, FxLD system → MPTLSEIVGPGAHRADALRLEMVVALRKLGTVRSDAVAKAVLTVPRHVFAPESSLAEVYEPERALVTKRNEHGLAVSSVSAARIQAQMLEQADVRPGMRVLEVGSGGYNAALLAELVGPEGEVVTVDIDPFVTERAQKYLAEAGYGRVRVVLADGSEQVEGGPFDRIVVTVGAWDLPPAWTGALVEGGTITVPLRMRGLTRSITFRREGERLVSVSAEVCGFVKIQGADAHDEFLVLPRGTKEIGLRFDELERPDTSRLGGALETPRAEWWTRVTVGNREPFDSLYLWLASSLPGFGLMSVDPELDTKMVAPANRMACPVIVEGGSLAYLALRKITDEPTTFEFGAHGFGPEGGPLAALINTEVRTWDREHRGGDGPVFTAYPAGTPDDRLPDGLVIDKTHVRLTISWP, encoded by the coding sequence ATGCCTACTTTGTCGGAGATCGTCGGCCCGGGCGCGCACAGGGCCGATGCGTTGCGCCTGGAGATGGTCGTCGCCCTGCGGAAGTTGGGGACGGTGCGTTCGGACGCCGTGGCGAAGGCGGTGCTGACGGTCCCGCGGCACGTGTTCGCCCCGGAGTCGTCGTTGGCGGAGGTGTACGAGCCCGAACGGGCGCTGGTGACCAAGCGGAACGAGCACGGCCTCGCGGTCAGCTCGGTGTCGGCGGCGCGCATCCAGGCGCAGATGCTGGAGCAGGCGGACGTGCGGCCGGGGATGCGGGTGCTGGAGGTCGGGTCGGGCGGCTACAACGCGGCGTTGCTGGCCGAACTCGTGGGCCCGGAGGGCGAGGTGGTGACGGTCGACATCGACCCGTTCGTGACCGAGCGCGCGCAGAAGTACCTCGCGGAGGCCGGGTACGGGCGGGTGCGGGTGGTGCTGGCGGACGGCTCCGAGCAGGTGGAGGGCGGTCCGTTCGACCGGATCGTCGTCACCGTCGGGGCGTGGGACCTGCCGCCGGCGTGGACCGGCGCCCTGGTCGAGGGCGGCACGATCACCGTGCCGCTGCGGATGCGCGGGCTGACCCGCTCGATCACCTTCCGGCGGGAGGGCGAGCGGCTGGTGAGCGTGTCCGCCGAGGTGTGCGGCTTCGTCAAGATCCAGGGCGCGGACGCGCACGACGAGTTCCTGGTGCTGCCGCGCGGCACGAAGGAGATCGGGCTGCGCTTCGACGAGCTGGAGCGCCCGGACACCAGCCGTCTGGGCGGCGCGCTGGAGACGCCCCGCGCGGAGTGGTGGACCCGGGTGACGGTCGGCAACCGGGAGCCCTTCGACTCCCTGTACCTGTGGCTGGCGTCCTCGCTGCCCGGCTTCGGGCTGATGTCCGTGGACCCGGAGCTGGACACCAAGATGGTCGCCCCGGCGAACCGGATGGCGTGCCCGGTGATCGTGGAGGGCGGCAGCCTCGCCTACCTCGCGCTGCGCAAGATCACCGACGAACCGACGACGTTCGAGTTCGGCGCGCACGGCTTCGGCCCCGAGGGCGGACCTCTGGCCGCCCTGATCAACACCGAGGTGCGGACGTGGGATCGCGAGCACCGCGGCGGCGACGGCCCCGTCTTCACCGCGTACCCGGCGGGCACGCCCGACGACCGGCTCCCGGACGGGCTGGTCATCGACAAGACCCACGTCCGGCTCACGATCTCCTGGCCGTAG
- a CDS encoding lantibiotic dehydratase — translation MYEAVGPALLRAAARPAGAGPSWWPDLADTGTHATANWRAWLQHVWSDEVFAAAVEVAAGPQLAARVREVVFNFDHAPRRRLRRLTASVMQYALRQQRPTPFGLFAGVTAVPFGEAAAAPRWGASRAVARPDARWLASVVRELEEAVGDLLPVTANQLRVRRGDRILLPVTCNPQDGEPAELSVRATDPVLAVLEAADGPLSVTLGELADRFPAAPADKVRAMLGELVRQGFLISILRLPTTATDPLGHLLAVARTTGLDQVPAAAAPLDELRSVREQSARHNESADPVEQRTLRTRLARQQAGRSGEVPSLMVDLHLDAGPAVLPRRVASLMAGAAEVLTRLSPFPDGHPAWVDYHGRFLERFGPGAVVPVVELVNPDTGMGFPARYRHSVLPDVPPRVRRRDAQLMALAQKAAVECLDEVDLDGPLLERLAPSPVPEGVVQPHAELTVRLSADGAVPFTPVVQAVPRGAGTTAGRFLYLLETERRRELEAAIAAAPPLRAGALVVQVSAPPLYARAENVSRAPALLPLLTLGEYPQIGSVLRLEELGVCADERRMWLVRLADRRPVEVRVLNAVDFRANTDPLVRFLCEITGAHTPWLTAFNWGAAGRLPYLPRVRYGEVVLSAARWHLPAADLPGKDAEWEQWRAAAGEWIARYNVPAAVYLSQSDLRLPLDLRLPEHLVMLREHLLREPTAILIEAPRADDNRWCGRAHEITVQLHSTRAPLPAAHPRPGRPATVRSGHLPGASGWLSARLFGNPRRADELLSRVEGLAADWVVPPQWWFLRHTDPEPHLRLRVPVSAVAAWSLAAERIGRWAEQMREEGLLTRMEIDTYLPEAGRYGRGAALRAAEAFFAADSRAVLAQLAYQRATSTDPATVTAASMLDLATALLGEQAGHAWLLERVPRHSGIALPRSAPRLVAEFADRPERLALTEEGRALALVWEVRAKKLVDYRRALGRDGELETADVLGSLLHLHHARAVGLDAASERICHRLARAAALTLTARAQEGQPA, via the coding sequence GTGTACGAAGCCGTGGGACCGGCCCTGCTGCGGGCCGCCGCCCGTCCGGCCGGAGCCGGGCCGTCCTGGTGGCCCGACCTGGCCGACACCGGCACACACGCCACCGCGAACTGGCGGGCCTGGCTCCAGCACGTCTGGTCGGACGAGGTGTTCGCGGCGGCCGTCGAGGTCGCCGCCGGCCCGCAGCTGGCCGCCCGAGTACGCGAGGTCGTCTTCAACTTCGACCACGCACCCCGGCGGCGGCTGCGCCGCCTGACCGCCTCGGTGATGCAGTACGCGCTGCGCCAGCAGCGGCCCACGCCCTTCGGGCTGTTCGCCGGGGTGACCGCGGTGCCCTTCGGCGAGGCCGCCGCCGCGCCCCGCTGGGGTGCATCCCGGGCGGTAGCGCGCCCGGATGCGCGCTGGCTGGCCTCGGTGGTGCGGGAGCTGGAGGAGGCTGTCGGGGACCTGCTGCCGGTGACGGCCAACCAGCTGCGGGTGCGGCGCGGGGACCGCATCCTGCTGCCGGTGACGTGCAACCCGCAGGACGGGGAACCGGCGGAGCTGTCCGTCCGCGCCACCGACCCGGTGCTGGCCGTACTGGAGGCCGCCGACGGCCCGCTGTCGGTGACGCTCGGCGAACTCGCCGACCGCTTCCCGGCCGCCCCGGCGGACAAGGTCCGCGCCATGCTCGGCGAACTGGTGCGCCAAGGCTTCCTGATCAGCATCCTGCGGCTGCCGACCACCGCGACCGACCCGCTCGGCCACCTGCTCGCCGTCGCCCGCACCACCGGCCTCGACCAGGTTCCCGCCGCCGCCGCGCCCCTGGACGAACTGCGATCCGTCCGGGAGCAGTCGGCCCGGCACAACGAGTCCGCCGACCCGGTCGAGCAGCGGACGCTGCGCACGCGGCTGGCCCGGCAGCAGGCCGGGCGCTCGGGCGAGGTGCCGTCGCTGATGGTGGACCTGCACCTGGACGCAGGGCCCGCGGTGCTGCCGCGGCGGGTGGCGTCGCTGATGGCCGGCGCGGCCGAGGTGCTGACCCGGCTGTCGCCGTTCCCGGACGGCCATCCGGCGTGGGTGGACTACCACGGCAGGTTCCTGGAGCGGTTCGGGCCCGGCGCGGTGGTGCCGGTGGTCGAGCTGGTGAACCCGGACACCGGGATGGGCTTCCCCGCCCGCTACCGGCACTCGGTCCTGCCCGACGTGCCGCCGAGGGTCCGTCGGCGCGACGCCCAGCTGATGGCGCTGGCGCAGAAGGCCGCCGTCGAGTGCCTGGACGAGGTCGACCTTGACGGCCCGCTGCTGGAGCGCCTCGCCCCGAGCCCGGTGCCCGAGGGGGTGGTGCAGCCGCACGCCGAGCTGACGGTGCGGCTGTCGGCAGACGGGGCCGTGCCGTTCACCCCGGTCGTGCAGGCGGTACCGCGCGGGGCGGGCACGACCGCGGGCCGGTTCCTGTACCTGCTGGAGACCGAGCGCCGGCGCGAGCTGGAGGCGGCGATCGCCGCCGCGCCGCCGCTGCGGGCGGGCGCGCTGGTGGTGCAGGTCTCCGCGCCGCCGCTGTACGCCCGAGCGGAGAACGTCTCCCGGGCCCCGGCGCTGCTGCCCCTGCTGACGCTGGGGGAGTACCCGCAGATCGGATCGGTGCTGCGGCTGGAGGAGTTGGGGGTGTGCGCGGACGAGCGGCGGATGTGGCTGGTGCGGCTCGCCGACCGGCGCCCGGTGGAGGTGCGGGTCCTCAACGCGGTGGACTTCCGGGCGAACACCGACCCGCTGGTGCGGTTCCTGTGCGAGATCACCGGCGCCCACACGCCGTGGCTGACCGCGTTCAACTGGGGCGCGGCCGGGCGGCTGCCCTACCTGCCGCGGGTGCGCTACGGGGAGGTGGTGCTGTCGGCGGCGCGCTGGCACCTGCCCGCCGCCGACCTGCCCGGCAAGGACGCCGAGTGGGAGCAGTGGCGGGCGGCGGCGGGCGAGTGGATCGCCCGGTACAACGTCCCGGCGGCGGTGTACCTGTCGCAGAGCGACCTGCGGCTGCCGCTGGACCTGAGGTTGCCGGAGCACCTGGTGATGCTGCGCGAACACCTGCTGCGGGAGCCGACCGCGATCCTGATCGAGGCCCCCAGGGCGGACGACAACCGGTGGTGCGGCCGGGCCCACGAGATCACCGTGCAGCTGCACTCCACCCGCGCCCCGCTGCCCGCCGCGCACCCGCGGCCCGGGCGGCCGGCCACCGTCCGGTCCGGGCACCTGCCCGGCGCGTCCGGGTGGCTGTCGGCCCGCCTGTTCGGCAACCCGCGCCGCGCCGACGAACTCCTGTCCCGCGTAGAAGGGTTGGCCGCTGACTGGGTGGTCCCGCCGCAGTGGTGGTTCCTGCGGCACACCGACCCCGAACCGCACCTGCGCCTGCGCGTCCCCGTCTCCGCCGTCGCCGCGTGGTCGCTGGCCGCCGAGCGGATCGGCCGGTGGGCGGAGCAGATGCGGGAGGAGGGCCTGTTGACACGGATGGAGATCGACACGTACCTGCCGGAGGCCGGCCGGTACGGGCGCGGGGCGGCGCTGCGGGCGGCAGAGGCGTTCTTCGCCGCCGACTCCCGGGCGGTGCTGGCCCAACTCGCCTACCAGCGCGCCACCTCCACCGACCCGGCCACCGTGACGGCGGCGAGCATGCTCGACCTCGCCACCGCGCTGCTCGGCGAGCAGGCCGGACACGCCTGGCTGCTGGAGCGGGTGCCGCGGCACAGCGGCATCGCACTACCGCGCTCTGCGCCTCGGTTGGTCGCCGAATTCGCGGACCGGCCAGAGCGGTTGGCGCTCACCGAGGAGGGCCGCGCCCTCGCCCTGGTGTGGGAGGTGCGGGCCAAGAAGCTGGTCGACTACCGCAGGGCGCTCGGCCGGGACGGGGAGCTGGAGACCGCCGACGTCCTCGGCTCGCTGCTGCACCTGCACCACGCCCGCGCCGTCGGCCTCGATGCGGCCAGCGAGCGGATCTGCCACCGCCTGGCCCGCGCCGCCGCTCTCACCCTCACCGCCCGTGCTCAGGAAGGACAGCCGGCATGA
- a CDS encoding ATP-binding protein, translating to MLADRPQGTTQSESRPFGPVDSRHRFSEREFVSEFESVGVVRRWARQVLTDCGWEPDSEAVSDFLVVLAELVTNAVVHAQVPGRSVLVRLRQVGDGCRVEVVDGRPDLMPQTDLLPREESGRGLLLVRDLAAAMGVERSGEDKIVWAKVHHQGQLRTAA from the coding sequence ATGCTCGCCGACAGACCTCAGGGCACCACGCAGAGCGAGAGCCGCCCGTTCGGACCGGTGGACAGCCGCCACCGTTTCTCAGAACGGGAGTTCGTTTCTGAGTTCGAGTCAGTCGGAGTCGTCCGCCGATGGGCAAGGCAGGTCCTCACGGACTGCGGCTGGGAACCCGACAGCGAGGCGGTGAGCGACTTCTTGGTGGTCCTGGCCGAGCTCGTCACCAACGCCGTGGTGCACGCGCAGGTCCCCGGCCGCAGCGTCCTGGTGCGCTTGAGACAGGTCGGGGACGGTTGCCGGGTCGAGGTGGTGGACGGTCGACCGGACCTGATGCCGCAGACGGACCTCTTGCCGCGTGAAGAAAGCGGCCGGGGCCTGCTGCTGGTGCGGGACCTGGCGGCGGCCATGGGCGTAGAGAGATCGGGAGAGGACAAGATCGTGTGGGCCAAGGTCCATCACCAAGGTCAGTTGAGGACGGCGGCATGA
- a CDS encoding thiopeptide-type bacteriocin biosynthesis protein: MLATGDRAWTQVHLHLATDTPEEHAVRLLGPALISLEDQGLIDCWHFLRKGDRWRLRYRESASGILGAATTAFAVNEALDMCREAGMISDWTPALYEPETYAFGGAAALPAAHRLFHQDSRHALIYLAAVHRGELPDQRAELWLLLGTAAMRGAGLDWYEIGDTWAQVAENRPRLSVPDRRLVDAARTLLRADTAPGSALLEGRLAHAAGWFGAFAVHGLTLRALADEGQLWRGQRAVLAHHQLFTANRLGLPHQQQAALASAAAGAVLDLVDADEAVLR, from the coding sequence GTGCTCGCCACCGGCGACCGCGCCTGGACGCAGGTCCACCTGCACCTGGCCACCGACACCCCCGAGGAGCACGCCGTCCGGCTCCTCGGCCCCGCCCTGATATCCCTGGAGGACCAGGGGCTGATCGACTGCTGGCACTTCCTGCGCAAGGGCGACCGCTGGCGGCTGCGCTACCGCGAGAGCGCCTCCGGCATCCTGGGGGCCGCCACCACCGCGTTCGCGGTCAACGAGGCCCTGGACATGTGCCGCGAAGCGGGCATGATCAGCGACTGGACCCCGGCCCTCTACGAGCCGGAGACCTACGCCTTCGGCGGGGCCGCCGCGCTGCCCGCCGCCCACCGCCTCTTCCACCAGGACAGCCGCCACGCCCTCATCTACCTCGCCGCCGTCCACCGCGGCGAACTGCCCGACCAGCGTGCCGAGCTGTGGCTGCTGCTCGGCACGGCCGCGATGCGCGGGGCCGGACTCGACTGGTACGAGATCGGCGACACCTGGGCGCAGGTCGCCGAGAACCGGCCCCGGCTGTCCGTCCCGGATCGGCGCCTGGTCGACGCCGCGCGCACCCTGCTCCGGGCCGACACCGCCCCCGGCTCCGCGCTCCTGGAGGGCCGCCTCGCCCACGCCGCAGGCTGGTTCGGCGCGTTCGCCGTCCACGGCCTGACCCTGCGGGCGCTGGCCGACGAGGGGCAGCTGTGGCGGGGGCAGCGTGCCGTCCTCGCCCACCACCAGCTGTTCACCGCCAACCGCCTCGGCCTGCCCCACCAGCAGCAGGCCGCCCTCGCCTCGGCCGCCGCCGGCGCTGTCCTGGACCTCGTCGACGCCGACGAGGCGGTACTGCGGTGA
- a CDS encoding type II toxin-antitoxin system CcdA family antitoxin, which yields MAKVSVSIPDELLERAQALHQQDNVSQLVQKGLALLAPEKKQPYRPEWAKAGLAEVADRLRAAAREDYEEGYRAGFELAKVAPWDWLVWLASWRFDLKRVLSIHRKARYDNDYSAFQEIAAAQRSAPGWSGDWYQSLAEAFPAEFAEPGSEDCLERSGQFLAGAMQALRDVWDYANQPIGQ from the coding sequence ATGGCGAAGGTATCGGTCTCCATCCCGGACGAGCTCCTCGAGCGGGCGCAGGCCCTCCACCAGCAGGACAACGTGAGCCAGCTCGTACAGAAGGGGCTGGCCCTCCTCGCTCCCGAGAAGAAGCAGCCCTACCGCCCGGAGTGGGCGAAGGCCGGCCTTGCCGAGGTGGCCGACCGCCTCCGGGCCGCAGCCCGGGAAGACTACGAAGAGGGATACCGCGCGGGCTTCGAGCTCGCCAAGGTCGCCCCCTGGGATTGGCTGGTCTGGCTCGCCTCGTGGAGGTTTGACCTCAAGCGGGTCCTGAGCATCCACCGGAAAGCTCGGTACGACAACGATTACTCCGCGTTCCAAGAGATTGCGGCAGCTCAGCGGTCGGCACCCGGCTGGTCCGGCGATTGGTATCAGAGCCTCGCTGAGGCGTTCCCCGCTGAGTTCGCTGAGCCGGGGTCGGAGGACTGCCTCGAACGCAGCGGCCAGTTTCTGGCCGGTGCCATGCAGGCGCTCCGGGATGTCTGGGATTACGCCAACCAGCCCATCGGCCAATGA
- a CDS encoding lanthionine synthetase C family protein yields the protein MTAELLAPPTQASAQWGQSLAKGGLATALLHIERAATGRGDWDTAHEWITACVSQPVNSFAGASVFYGAPAVAHVLHLATMHGPRAYHQPRMLLDAAVEHVVEQRLAAAHRRIDAGQRPAFHEFDLLGGLTGLGAHLRVRGRQELLREVLAYLVRLTEPVQGRSGWWTHLAPSGEQDERYPGGHGNFGIAHGIPGPLALLALAHLDGTRVPGHLEAIERILDWLDAWQQNGAARAWWPEAITAAEADQGRARQSKPLRPSWCYGTPGVATALHHAARATGDPARARTAEAAFLDALEDPDQVHSLTDETVCHGTAGVRLAARRFAERTDHTTAVRILAAASTLPAPVPAATGQGLLEGTAGISLARCSLAAETPGTGWDALLLLV from the coding sequence ATGACCGCTGAACTGCTCGCACCGCCCACCCAAGCATCCGCCCAGTGGGGCCAGTCCCTGGCCAAGGGGGGCCTGGCCACCGCGCTGCTGCACATCGAGCGCGCCGCCACCGGCAGGGGCGACTGGGACACCGCGCACGAGTGGATCACCGCGTGCGTGAGCCAGCCCGTGAACTCCTTCGCCGGGGCCTCCGTGTTCTACGGCGCGCCCGCCGTCGCCCACGTCCTTCACCTGGCCACGATGCACGGCCCGCGCGCCTACCACCAGCCGCGCATGCTGCTGGACGCCGCGGTGGAGCACGTGGTGGAGCAGCGCCTGGCCGCCGCCCACCGCCGCATCGATGCCGGGCAGCGCCCCGCCTTCCACGAGTTCGACCTGCTGGGCGGGCTGACCGGTCTCGGCGCGCACCTGCGGGTCCGCGGCCGCCAGGAGCTGCTGCGCGAGGTGCTGGCCTACCTGGTGCGGCTGACCGAGCCGGTGCAGGGGCGCTCCGGCTGGTGGACGCACCTCGCACCGAGCGGTGAGCAGGACGAGCGGTACCCGGGCGGGCACGGCAACTTCGGCATCGCGCACGGCATCCCCGGCCCGCTCGCCCTGCTGGCCCTCGCCCACCTCGACGGCACCCGCGTGCCCGGCCACCTGGAGGCGATCGAGCGGATTCTCGACTGGCTGGACGCCTGGCAGCAGAACGGCGCCGCCCGCGCCTGGTGGCCCGAGGCGATCACCGCCGCAGAGGCCGACCAGGGCCGCGCCCGGCAGTCGAAGCCGCTGCGCCCGTCCTGGTGCTACGGCACCCCCGGTGTCGCCACCGCCCTGCACCACGCCGCCCGCGCCACCGGCGACCCCGCGCGCGCCCGCACCGCCGAAGCCGCCTTCCTCGACGCCCTCGAAGACCCCGACCAGGTGCACAGCCTCACCGACGAGACGGTCTGCCACGGCACGGCCGGGGTCCGCCTGGCCGCCCGGCGCTTTGCCGAACGCACCGACCACACCACCGCGGTGCGCATCCTCGCCGCCGCCAGCACCCTGCCCGCCCCGGTCCCCGCCGCGACCGGACAGGGCCTGCTCGAAGGCACCGCCGGTATCTCCCTCGCCCGCTGCTCCCTGGCCGCCGAGACGCCCGGCACCGGCTGGGACGCCCTGCTGCTGCTCGTCTGA
- a CDS encoding phosphotransferase, translating to MSATGTSTAAPARSTHQHPARAARTALHHAAALAGLDPAGAQLLHQGRNFVFRLRGGVIAKVHHRRRYADVQRDARAAQALLAAGIPTAAPFGDGRPITAGGLVVSFTEDLGTTEPTWGQLAEAAACLHHIPPLAGLGLPLIDKITSAARRITLLPSSVISETERARLLALLTRTADAYTSITWPAPRTVHGDLNPGNGALLASGGTALLDLETLSIGHPGFDQAAAAFARDAFGLDPSVHEDWVDNYGYDITTAAGGLPYRTISMLLGISAYLFYAELGTQGRPEVLPQARHRLDTLLANRQFPWDWAPANPVRAAAAAGTAG from the coding sequence ATGTCCGCCACCGGCACCAGCACAGCCGCACCGGCCCGCAGCACCCACCAGCACCCCGCCCGGGCCGCTCGGACCGCTCTGCACCACGCCGCCGCGCTCGCCGGACTCGACCCGGCAGGCGCCCAACTCCTCCATCAGGGAAGGAACTTCGTCTTCCGCCTGCGTGGTGGAGTGATCGCCAAGGTTCACCACCGCCGCCGGTACGCCGATGTGCAGCGAGACGCCCGGGCGGCTCAAGCCCTGCTCGCCGCGGGCATACCCACCGCCGCCCCCTTCGGCGACGGCCGCCCCATCACCGCTGGCGGCCTGGTGGTCAGCTTCACCGAGGACCTGGGCACCACGGAGCCCACCTGGGGCCAGCTCGCCGAGGCCGCCGCCTGCCTGCACCACATCCCGCCCCTGGCCGGCCTCGGCCTCCCGCTCATCGACAAGATCACCAGCGCGGCCCGCCGCATCACCCTGCTCCCGTCGAGCGTGATCTCCGAAACCGAACGCGCTCGCCTTCTCGCCCTCCTCACCCGCACCGCCGACGCCTACACCAGCATCACCTGGCCCGCCCCGCGCACCGTCCACGGCGACCTCAACCCCGGCAACGGCGCCCTCCTCGCCAGCGGCGGCACCGCGCTCCTCGACCTGGAAACCCTCTCGATCGGGCACCCCGGCTTCGACCAGGCCGCAGCCGCCTTCGCTCGCGATGCCTTCGGCCTCGACCCGTCCGTCCACGAGGACTGGGTGGACAACTACGGGTACGACATCACCACCGCCGCCGGCGGACTCCCGTACCGGACGATCTCGATGCTCCTCGGCATCAGCGCCTACCTCTTCTACGCGGAGCTGGGCACACAGGGCAGACCCGAGGTCCTGCCCCAGGCCCGCCACCGCCTCGACACCCTCCTCGCCAACAGGCAGTTCCCGTGGGACTGGGCTCCTGCCAATCCCGTTCGGGCAGCAGCGGCAGCCGGTACCGCAGGCTGA
- a CDS encoding FxLD family lanthipeptide yields MTQSLTGTVAAGDFDLDVTIVEGADPVAALLRSTDDGCGSTCEGSACASGGGNV; encoded by the coding sequence ATGACCCAGTCCCTCACCGGCACCGTCGCCGCGGGCGACTTCGACCTCGACGTGACCATCGTGGAGGGCGCCGACCCGGTGGCCGCGCTGCTGCGCTCGACCGACGACGGCTGCGGCAGCACCTGTGAAGGCAGCGCCTGCGCCTCGGGCGGCGGCAACGTCTGA